A stretch of Spirosoma oryzicola DNA encodes these proteins:
- a CDS encoding alpha/beta hydrolase family protein — protein sequence MPNRSLLLALATLTSLSGLAQTPIKKRPINSTDIYRLHTLSDPQVSPDGKWIVYGLSTVDTTKDKRNADLWMTSWDGKESVQITNGPDSESKARFSPDGKYISFVSARQGATKGQIWLMDRRGGEAKKLTDLKTDLDEYVWSPDGKKLALVLQDPDYADSAKTKVRKPYVLDRYHFKADMKGYLEKGSTHLYVYDIATKKLDTLTTGAHDETSPVWSPDGSQLAFVSNRTDDPDRNQNTDIYVIDARKGATMKQLTTWAGSDNSPVWSPDGKRIAYVRSTASGNFLMYDQPVLAVINQDGGEPKLLSKTLDRPVRNPKWAKDGQTIGVLVLDDRQTYVGQYALADGKFTKLIGGNRSFSDLEAISAGNWMTVSSDPQTPSELYALENGNLRRLTHVHDAFLAPLELATVEGFTSKSKDGAQVSNILFKPANTPANKKLPTIFYIHGGPVSQDEFSFDLTRQLLSAGGYAVVAVNYRGSNGRGIDYTKAIYSDWGNKEVLDILGATDYVVEKGIADPDRLGIGGWSYGGILTNYTIATDTRFKAAASGAGSSLQLSMYGVDQYTNQYESELGAPWKNTDKWLKLSYPFLKADRIKTPTLFMAGEKDFNVPSSGSEQMFQALRSLGIPTQLIIYPGQFHGITIPSYQKDRVDRYLQWFDKYLKPKTL from the coding sequence ATGCCCAATCGTTCTTTACTTCTCGCTCTCGCTACGCTGACCAGTTTGAGCGGTCTTGCGCAGACACCTATTAAAAAACGGCCCATCAATTCGACAGATATCTACCGGCTTCACACGCTCAGCGATCCGCAGGTATCACCCGACGGCAAATGGATTGTCTACGGCTTATCGACGGTCGATACCACGAAAGACAAACGCAATGCCGACCTCTGGATGACCAGCTGGGACGGTAAAGAATCGGTCCAGATTACGAACGGGCCGGATAGCGAGTCAAAAGCGCGCTTTAGTCCCGATGGTAAATACATTTCGTTTGTGTCGGCGCGGCAGGGTGCTACCAAAGGCCAGATCTGGCTTATGGACCGCCGGGGTGGTGAAGCCAAGAAACTCACCGACCTGAAAACGGATCTAGACGAGTACGTGTGGTCGCCGGATGGCAAGAAGCTGGCCCTCGTTCTGCAAGACCCCGATTACGCTGATTCGGCCAAGACCAAGGTTCGTAAGCCGTACGTCCTCGACCGGTATCATTTCAAAGCTGATATGAAAGGCTATCTGGAAAAAGGCTCAACGCATCTGTACGTCTACGACATTGCCACGAAGAAACTGGATACGCTGACGACCGGTGCGCATGATGAAACATCGCCCGTTTGGTCGCCGGATGGCTCGCAGTTGGCGTTCGTCAGCAACCGAACCGATGACCCTGACCGGAATCAGAATACCGATATTTACGTCATCGACGCCCGCAAAGGAGCGACAATGAAGCAACTGACAACCTGGGCGGGCTCTGATAACAGTCCGGTCTGGAGTCCCGACGGCAAACGGATCGCTTATGTACGCTCCACGGCTTCGGGCAACTTTCTGATGTACGATCAGCCGGTACTGGCCGTCATCAACCAGGATGGTGGCGAACCAAAATTGCTGTCGAAAACGCTGGATCGCCCCGTCCGTAATCCAAAATGGGCTAAAGATGGGCAAACCATTGGCGTGCTGGTACTGGATGACCGCCAAACCTACGTTGGTCAATACGCGCTTGCGGATGGAAAATTCACCAAACTAATTGGCGGCAATCGGTCGTTCAGCGATCTGGAAGCCATCTCCGCTGGCAACTGGATGACGGTATCGAGCGATCCGCAAACGCCGTCTGAACTATACGCCCTTGAGAACGGAAACCTGCGTCGGCTCACGCACGTGCATGATGCATTCCTGGCCCCGCTTGAACTAGCCACGGTCGAAGGCTTCACGTCGAAAAGCAAAGATGGTGCGCAGGTATCGAACATCCTGTTTAAACCCGCCAATACGCCTGCCAACAAGAAACTGCCTACCATTTTCTACATCCACGGCGGACCCGTTTCGCAGGATGAGTTTTCGTTTGACCTGACCCGGCAGTTGTTATCGGCGGGCGGTTATGCGGTGGTAGCCGTCAACTATCGCGGCAGCAATGGCCGGGGTATCGACTATACCAAAGCGATTTACTCGGATTGGGGAAACAAAGAGGTGCTGGACATTCTGGGCGCTACCGATTACGTAGTCGAAAAAGGCATTGCGGACCCTGACCGGCTGGGCATAGGTGGATGGAGTTACGGCGGTATTCTGACCAACTACACCATCGCTACCGATACGCGTTTCAAAGCAGCCGCGAGTGGGGCCGGTAGCTCGCTTCAACTATCGATGTACGGCGTTGACCAGTACACCAACCAGTACGAAAGCGAGTTGGGCGCTCCCTGGAAAAACACCGACAAATGGTTAAAATTGTCGTACCCCTTCCTGAAAGCCGACCGGATTAAAACGCCTACGTTATTTATGGCGGGCGAAAAAGATTTCAACGTACCGTCGTCGGGGAGTGAGCAAATGTTCCAGGCACTGCGGTCGTTGGGCATCCCGACGCAACTGATTATTTACCCAGGCCAGTTTCACGGGATCACGATTCCCAGCTACCAGAAAGACCGGGTTGACCGGTATCTGCAATGGTTCGATAAGTACCTGAAGCCGAAAACACTGTAA
- a CDS encoding Hint domain-containing protein codes for MKNNLLSILIFLCCAITTQLLSQRVLAQTASASMTLEQLKAVKAIKVANLDKDTYFKSGGFILDRYEERPAYVFTYSDGITRKIYLYKVFTAEDTKELGLLAIYKNEKSGEIKPFVIPGASADRKAWDAYIDDLKYVGEKEPGLMSTLTFVLSREMAGLLSGGGGKSEDGGGKKKEEYNFCFAHDAPVTLADGSAKSINALNAGDVVLGYDATTKSLAPTRVTKVDTHEGNFTLAGVWLTPISELTADNRNALTAPVLLEATANHPVLTASGRKALGDVKAGEVLYRYDAAANSVSAYHVVRAEKAIRAVKNVYNLVTESGAYLVGETIVLDK; via the coding sequence ATGAAGAACAACCTGCTATCGATCCTTATTTTTCTTTGTTGCGCCATCACGACACAGTTGTTGAGCCAGCGCGTTTTGGCGCAGACAGCCTCTGCGTCGATGACCCTCGAGCAACTTAAAGCGGTTAAAGCGATCAAAGTAGCCAACCTCGACAAAGACACGTATTTCAAATCGGGCGGCTTTATTCTGGACCGCTACGAAGAGCGTCCGGCCTATGTGTTTACCTACAGCGACGGTATCACGCGGAAAATTTACCTCTACAAAGTCTTTACCGCCGAGGACACCAAAGAACTTGGCTTGCTGGCGATTTACAAAAACGAGAAATCGGGCGAAATAAAACCCTTCGTTATTCCAGGGGCATCCGCCGACCGCAAAGCGTGGGACGCTTACATCGACGACCTGAAATACGTTGGTGAAAAAGAACCGGGTCTGATGTCGACGCTTACGTTTGTTTTGTCGCGCGAAATGGCCGGATTACTTTCGGGTGGTGGCGGAAAATCGGAAGATGGTGGCGGCAAGAAAAAAGAAGAGTATAACTTCTGCTTCGCTCATGATGCCCCGGTAACCCTGGCCGACGGTTCGGCCAAGTCGATCAATGCACTGAATGCGGGTGATGTTGTGCTGGGCTACGATGCGACAACGAAAAGCCTTGCTCCTACCCGCGTAACGAAAGTAGACACCCACGAAGGCAACTTTACGCTGGCGGGCGTGTGGCTTACGCCGATCAGTGAACTCACTGCTGATAATCGTAACGCTTTAACCGCTCCCGTACTACTCGAAGCAACGGCTAACCACCCCGTTCTGACAGCCAGCGGCCGGAAAGCGTTGGGTGACGTAAAAGCCGGTGAAGTCCTCTATCGCTATGATGCAGCCGCTAACAGCGTTTCGGCTTATCACGTCGTCCGTGCCGAAAAAGCGATTCGGGCGGTGAAGAACGTGTATAATCTGGTTACCGAATCGGGCGCATATCTGGTTGGCGAAACAATCGTACTGGATAAATAA
- a CDS encoding aminotransferase class V-fold PLP-dependent enzyme has protein sequence MSSLSKRQFLKSLAGTAALSTWSGLDKALASAAATPAPLLAEQEDFWAKIRTLYPVTNDFIQLENGYYSLAAQPVLDRYVQHIQQVNAVSSYYMRTRQFDDKRASKTQLATLLGCSPDELIITRNTTESLDTVIAGINWKAGDEAVMAEQDYGAMLDMFRLQARRYGTVNRLVSLPNHPQSDDEIVSLYEQAITPKTRLLMVCHMVNITGQIMPIRLAHRHGVEVLVDGAHAFAQLAFTMPDLGGCDYYASSLHKWLGTPLGAGILYVRKDKISSLWPLFADSSMPDDDIRKLNHTGTYPVATDLAIQDAIRFHERIGIERKEARLRYLQRYWTDQIRHHPNIVLNTPESPTRSCAIANVGIATIKPADLSKRLFENYKIFTVAIDNANVHGVRVTPHLYTTTAELDSFVKALKELAA, from the coding sequence ATGTCTTCCCTCTCCAAGCGCCAGTTTCTAAAATCTCTCGCCGGTACAGCCGCTTTGTCAACCTGGTCAGGTCTGGATAAGGCATTGGCCAGCGCAGCCGCAACACCAGCTCCCCTTCTAGCCGAGCAGGAAGATTTTTGGGCTAAGATTCGGACGTTGTATCCGGTCACAAACGACTTTATTCAACTCGAAAACGGCTACTATTCACTGGCCGCACAACCGGTGCTGGACCGTTATGTACAACACATTCAGCAGGTCAACGCTGTTTCGTCATATTACATGCGGACGCGCCAGTTCGATGATAAACGGGCTTCGAAAACCCAACTGGCAACATTGCTGGGCTGCTCCCCCGACGAGTTGATCATTACCCGCAACACCACTGAATCGCTGGATACGGTGATCGCCGGAATAAACTGGAAAGCAGGTGACGAGGCCGTGATGGCCGAACAGGATTACGGAGCCATGCTTGATATGTTTCGGCTTCAGGCCCGTCGATATGGTACCGTAAACCGTCTTGTATCCCTGCCTAACCATCCGCAATCCGACGACGAAATTGTGAGTCTGTACGAGCAAGCGATCACGCCAAAAACGCGTCTGCTGATGGTGTGTCACATGGTGAATATTACGGGTCAGATTATGCCGATCCGCCTGGCGCACCGGCATGGCGTTGAGGTATTGGTTGATGGTGCTCACGCGTTTGCGCAACTGGCATTTACGATGCCCGATCTGGGCGGTTGCGATTACTACGCCAGCAGCCTCCACAAATGGCTGGGCACACCGCTAGGCGCGGGTATTCTGTACGTGAGGAAAGACAAAATTTCGTCGCTCTGGCCTTTGTTTGCCGACAGTAGCATGCCCGACGATGATATTCGCAAACTGAACCATACCGGAACCTACCCCGTTGCCACCGATCTGGCCATTCAGGACGCGATTCGCTTCCACGAACGTATTGGTATTGAACGAAAGGAAGCGCGGCTTCGCTACCTGCAACGCTACTGGACCGACCAGATTCGTCACCATCCGAACATTGTACTGAATACGCCCGAATCGCCAACTCGCTCCTGCGCCATCGCCAACGTAGGTATAGCCACCATAAAACCAGCCGACCTATCGAAACGCCTGTTCGAGAACTATAAAATCTTCACCGTAGCCATCGACAACGCCAACGTGCATGGCGTACGCGTTACCCCCCATCTGTACACCACCACCGCCGAACTGGACAGCTTTGTGAAAGCATTGAAGGAACTGGCAGCCTAA
- a CDS encoding flavin monoamine oxidase family protein, with protein sequence MTRRDFIHSTSASYASLLAWGMLPPAPASALDLPANGQNSDGKGRKIIILGAGLAGMTAAYELGKLGYDCTILEARSRSGGRVWTVRGGTKETELNGPSQTCSFEDGQYFNGGAARIPHHHQLTLQYCRELGVPLQIFNGANESAFLYNDGGTGDLANRRMRISDYHNDMRGYTSELLAKALDQSALDQQLTKEDVEKLIDFLKNEGDLNTAHLYKGTNRRGYKSKSDPGAGNMPGTLTDPFGLTDLLRSGFMQPVFYNVGDYAYEQQTTLLQPVGGMDAIPKAFEKKLAGKIIFNAPVTELRKTENGVRVVYKKDGKPVEVTGEFCICTLPLPMLKTIESDLSGTVKRAADFVPYMKTGKIGLQFKRRFWEEDDGIYGGISRTNMDINQIWYPSFSLQGQKGVLIGYYNFYSRAEAVGSLSIAEREKMALAQGGKIHPQYPAEFENSFSLAWHRIPYSGGGWAVYDDATRKKYYPALLEPDDSIYFAGEHTTYLTAWMAGAFTSARRTVEAIHARVGGYTKK encoded by the coding sequence ATGACGCGAAGAGATTTCATTCATTCAACAAGTGCCAGTTACGCCAGTCTGTTGGCCTGGGGGATGTTGCCGCCAGCACCTGCATCGGCGCTCGATCTACCCGCCAATGGCCAGAATAGCGACGGTAAAGGTCGAAAAATCATTATCCTTGGGGCCGGTCTGGCGGGTATGACGGCTGCCTACGAACTAGGTAAGCTCGGCTACGATTGTACCATCCTGGAAGCCCGCTCTCGTTCGGGCGGACGCGTCTGGACCGTTCGGGGCGGCACCAAAGAAACGGAACTGAACGGACCGTCGCAGACCTGTTCGTTTGAGGACGGGCAGTATTTCAACGGGGGTGCCGCCCGCATTCCGCACCACCATCAGCTAACGCTTCAGTACTGCCGCGAGTTGGGCGTTCCCTTACAGATTTTCAACGGAGCCAACGAGTCGGCCTTCCTTTACAACGACGGTGGAACGGGCGATCTGGCGAATAGACGTATGCGGATCAGCGATTACCACAACGACATGCGGGGCTACACCTCCGAGTTGCTAGCCAAAGCCCTTGATCAATCGGCCCTCGATCAGCAGTTGACCAAGGAAGATGTCGAAAAACTAATCGACTTTCTGAAAAACGAAGGCGATCTGAACACGGCCCATTTGTACAAGGGTACCAACCGACGAGGTTATAAAAGCAAAAGCGACCCTGGTGCTGGTAACATGCCCGGTACCCTCACCGATCCGTTTGGCCTAACCGACTTACTCCGATCGGGATTTATGCAACCGGTTTTTTACAACGTAGGGGATTACGCCTACGAGCAGCAAACCACGCTGTTACAACCGGTTGGGGGCATGGATGCCATTCCGAAAGCGTTCGAAAAGAAACTAGCCGGTAAAATCATTTTCAACGCCCCCGTAACGGAACTGCGAAAAACCGAAAATGGTGTTCGGGTCGTCTACAAAAAAGACGGTAAGCCAGTCGAAGTAACCGGCGAGTTCTGCATCTGTACGCTTCCTTTGCCGATGCTCAAAACCATCGAATCGGACCTGTCGGGAACGGTAAAGCGAGCCGCTGATTTTGTTCCGTACATGAAGACCGGCAAAATTGGCTTACAGTTCAAGCGTCGGTTCTGGGAAGAGGATGACGGTATTTATGGCGGCATTTCGCGGACCAATATGGACATTAACCAGATCTGGTATCCGTCGTTCAGCTTACAGGGCCAGAAAGGCGTTCTGATCGGTTACTATAATTTCTACAGTCGTGCCGAAGCCGTAGGGTCCTTATCCATAGCCGAACGCGAGAAGATGGCGCTGGCTCAGGGCGGTAAAATTCACCCGCAGTATCCAGCAGAGTTCGAAAATTCGTTTTCGCTTGCCTGGCACCGGATTCCGTACAGTGGCGGAGGTTGGGCCGTTTACGACGACGCTACCCGAAAAAAATATTACCCCGCGTTGCTCGAACCCGACGACAGTATTTACTTCGCGGGTGAGCATACCACGTATCTAACCGCCTGGATGGCTGGGGCTTTTACTTCCGCCCGTCGGACCGTCGAAGCGATCCATGCACGCGTGGGCGGATACACGAAAAAGTAA
- a CDS encoding pyridoxal phosphate-dependent aminotransferase, producing MSSQLTRRDWLRASGLMTAGLSLSQFNTAEAASSVKRIQSEFTNEFAFTTAPPDMPKLRARLLANENPLGIAPSAKEALVKAADLGNRYAWMEFGQLKELIATDEGVKATNIMMSPGSSDILMAAADHFAKAGGTILTSAFTYDDLLRRAEKMGAKIKAIPMTKDYKYDLPAIKASLTPDVKLVYIVNPNNPTGTIVPTAELEAFCREVAPKVPVFLDEAYIDFYEPADRPKLGKLVADGQNVILARTFSKIHGFAGLRLGYAIAQPEMLKTLHAYTNGDFAVSITTLMAGIASYKDKEWQNHCRAENAKARTYTTKALADMGYEVIPSAANFILFPIRMKPKTFENQMFANGIGIQTRELNGQPFCRVSVGTSEEMVMFVDSFKKVVG from the coding sequence ATGTCTTCACAACTAACTCGTCGGGATTGGCTTCGGGCCAGCGGTCTGATGACAGCCGGCCTTTCGCTCAGCCAATTTAATACTGCCGAAGCGGCTTCATCGGTTAAACGGATTCAGTCCGAATTCACCAACGAATTTGCCTTTACAACCGCTCCACCGGACATGCCTAAGCTACGGGCACGGCTGCTTGCCAACGAGAATCCGCTTGGCATCGCACCCAGTGCTAAAGAAGCATTGGTGAAGGCCGCTGACCTGGGCAATCGTTACGCCTGGATGGAGTTTGGTCAACTGAAAGAGCTGATCGCTACCGACGAAGGCGTAAAGGCTACGAACATTATGATGTCGCCCGGCTCGTCGGATATTCTGATGGCCGCAGCGGATCATTTCGCCAAAGCCGGAGGCACCATCCTGACTAGTGCGTTTACCTACGATGACCTGCTCCGGCGCGCCGAGAAAATGGGTGCTAAAATCAAGGCAATACCGATGACGAAGGATTACAAGTACGACCTTCCTGCCATCAAGGCGAGCCTGACACCCGATGTGAAACTAGTGTATATTGTCAATCCGAATAACCCGACTGGAACCATCGTCCCGACTGCGGAGCTTGAAGCATTCTGCCGTGAGGTAGCTCCCAAAGTGCCCGTGTTTCTTGACGAAGCTTACATCGATTTCTACGAACCGGCCGACCGGCCAAAACTAGGTAAACTGGTCGCCGACGGTCAGAACGTAATTCTGGCGCGTACGTTCTCAAAAATTCACGGGTTTGCGGGCTTGCGTCTCGGCTATGCGATTGCCCAACCTGAGATGCTGAAAACGCTGCATGCCTATACCAACGGTGATTTTGCGGTGAGCATTACAACGCTGATGGCTGGTATTGCCAGCTACAAGGACAAAGAATGGCAGAACCATTGCCGCGCCGAGAACGCCAAAGCACGCACGTACACCACCAAAGCCCTGGCCGATATGGGTTACGAGGTAATTCCATCAGCGGCCAATTTTATTCTCTTTCCGATCCGCATGAAGCCGAAGACGTTTGAAAATCAAATGTTTGCCAACGGTATCGGCATCCAGACACGCGAGCTAAACGGTCAGCCGTTCTGCCGGGTAAGCGTCGGGACCTCGGAAGAGATGGTCATGTTCGTTGATAGCTTTAAGAAAGTAGTCGGTTAA
- a CDS encoding DUF3078 domain-containing protein, protein MIRKYCLLVFLTLVGVTVRAQDSTRSDSVVVRRDTIVVINDSVVTVKDTTYWQKSFNGSINFNQTSFSNWAGGGTNSISLGTLVNTRALYLKDKWSWDNTADIQLGYLIQLNDTRKSADVFMLNSVVGYKFSPKWSFSGSAAFNTFFAPGFRYDSTDRNRLRVSNFFSPALLTLALGVSFTPTNWFSLQMNPFAPRLTTLTDNRVRIAQVDGVYVPDPTATVYGVPPGRSIRLEWLAFQLHSVIDRNLTKNIKLNARYQLYANYLALNAIDHRLDLTMTAKLIKFLSVTFNFIGFYDRDFSTRLQVQQTIALSLAYNFSTFRKK, encoded by the coding sequence ATGATCAGAAAATATTGTTTATTGGTCTTTCTCACGCTGGTAGGTGTGACTGTCCGCGCTCAGGATTCGACTCGATCCGATTCCGTCGTGGTCCGTCGAGATACCATCGTTGTGATCAACGATTCTGTCGTTACCGTAAAGGATACCACGTACTGGCAAAAGTCATTCAACGGAAGCATCAACTTTAACCAAACCTCCTTCAGCAACTGGGCGGGTGGCGGCACGAACTCAATTTCACTGGGTACGCTGGTGAACACCAGAGCCTTGTACCTGAAAGACAAATGGTCGTGGGACAATACCGCCGACATACAATTAGGTTATCTTATTCAACTGAACGACACCCGGAAATCGGCGGATGTGTTTATGCTTAACTCGGTAGTTGGCTACAAATTTAGCCCTAAGTGGAGTTTCTCCGGGTCGGCGGCTTTCAACACGTTTTTTGCACCCGGTTTCCGCTACGATTCAACCGACCGAAATCGCCTTCGCGTATCCAATTTTTTCTCGCCCGCTTTGCTGACGCTAGCGCTCGGCGTGTCGTTTACGCCCACGAACTGGTTTTCCCTGCAAATGAACCCCTTCGCGCCCCGCCTGACGACCTTAACAGACAATCGAGTGCGCATTGCCCAGGTAGACGGCGTTTACGTACCCGATCCAACGGCCACCGTCTACGGCGTACCGCCCGGTCGATCAATCCGACTGGAGTGGCTGGCTTTTCAACTGCATTCGGTTATCGACCGCAACCTGACCAAGAACATCAAACTTAACGCGCGTTATCAACTGTACGCCAATTATTTAGCCTTAAACGCAATCGACCACCGGCTCGATTTGACGATGACCGCCAAGCTGATCAAGTTTTTAAGCGTTACGTTTAATTTTATCGGCTTTTATGACCGGGATTTCAGTACCCGCTTGCAAGTTCAGCAGACCATAGCGTTGAGCTTAGCGTACAATTTCAGCACATTCCGCAAAAAGTAA